In the Clostridia bacterium genome, ATCGAGCAGGATGACGAGGCGCTTGTCGATGTCCTCGGGCAGCTTGCAGTAATATTCATGGGGCTCAAGAGTCTCGTGATCGCGATAAAGACCGATATGTCCGACCTTCGCGGTGGGCACGAGCGCGTGGATGCCGTTGACCATTCCCAGACCGGCGCGGAGGATGGGGACGATGGCGAGCTTCTTGCCGGCGATGACGGGGGAGACGGTCTTGGTAATGGGCGTCTCGATCTCGATCTTTTCGGTGGGCAGGTCGCGGAGCGCCTCGTAGCCCATAAGTATCGCGATCTCCTCAACGAGCTGACGGAACTGCATATTGCCGGTGTTCACGTCGCGCAGGAGGGTGATTTTGTGCGAGATCAGCGGATGATTGAAGATAGTCGGATTTTCGTGATGCATTTTCTTTTGCCCCTCTCGTGTTTTTTTCATTATAGCACAAGCTTCGACTCAATGCAACAAAATAATGACATAATATTTGCATTTGTCGACAGGGTGTGATAAAATCAAGCGTATAAGGAGTGATAGTATGAAGCTGAAACGTCTCGCCGCTTTGATAACTCTGCTTTGCGTCGCGTTCGCGTTCGCCGCCTGCGGCGCGAAGGAGCCGCTGCCCGCGGATACGTCCGCGTCGTCCGCGGAGCCGTCGGCGCCGAAGCCGGACTCCGTCGTGCGCCTTATGGCGGTGGGGGATAACCTCATCCACAACGTCATTTACAATCAGGCGAAGGAGCGCGGCACCGCGGAGTTGGAATACGATTTCTCCTACGTCTACGAACACGTCAAGCCGATAATTCAGAAGGCGGACGTCGCCTTCATCAATCAGGAGACCGTCCTCGCGGGCAAATACTTCGAGCCGTCGAACTTCCCGCGCTTCTGCACTCCGACGGAGATGGGCGACTGCCTGCTCGACGTCGGCTTCAACGTCTTCAACCACGCGAACAACCACATGCTCGACAAGGGGCGCAAGGGCATCGCCGCCACGCTCGAGTACTGGGATACGCAGGCGGATAAGGATATCTGCGTCTGCGGTATGTATAAGGACGAGGCCGACCTATATTCCTGCCACTATATCGAGAAAAACGGCGTCAAGATCGGCTTCTTCGGCTTCACCGAGCACACCAACGGACTCGTCGCGCCGGACTCCATGACAGAGCGCATCGTCTACGCCGAGGACGAGGCGGTCATCAAGAAGGCGATAGACGTTATGAAGGCGGAATGCGACGTCGTCGCCGTTTCCGCGCACTGGGGCGACGAGAACTACTCCGAGCGCACCAAGACCGCGCTGACGAAGCTCGAGAAGACGCTTTCGCAGAAGCTCGCCGACTGGGGCGTCGACCTGATAATCGGCACGCATCCGCACGTCATCCAGCCGATGAAGTGGCTCGACCGCGCCGACGGCGGAAAGACCTTCTGCGTCTACTCGCTCGGCAACTTCGTCTCCGCGATGAACGGCCCCTGCAATATGCTCGGCGGGCTTGTCGACCTCGATATACGCAAAAACAACAACACCGGCGAGATCTCGATAGAGAATATCTGCTACGTTCCGCTCGTCACGCACTATAACCGCGGAATGAAAAACGTCCGCATATATCCGCTTTCCGAATACACCGAGGAGCTCGCCTCCGCCCACGGCTGCAAGGCGAAGACCTATTCCGGCTTCTCGCTGAAATATCTGAACAAGGTCGTCACCGACAATATCGAAGAGGAGTACCTTTTTGAAAAATGATCGCATTGAAGCGTGCCTGAAAAAGGCGAATTCGCTTCCGCTGACTCCCGGCGTCTACATCATGAAAAACCGCGAGGGAGAAATCATTTACATAGGCAAGGCGAAGAAGCTCCGCAACCGCGTGAGCCAGTATTTCGCGCGCTTCGAAAGCCACACCGGCAAGACGCGCCGCATGGTCGAGAACGTATACGATTTCGACTACATACTGACCACCTCCGAGCTGGAGGCGCTGACGCTCGAATGCTCGCAGATAAAGCAGCACCGCCCGAAGTACAACATCCTGCTTAAAGACGACAAGGGTTTCTGCTTCATTCGGCAGAGCCGGGAGCAGTACCCGCGCTTCACCGTCGTCTATCACAAAAAGGACGACGGCGCGGAGTATTTCGGCCCGTTCATGTCCGCCGGTTCGGCGCGGCAGACGCTGGAGCTCGCGTCAAAGCTGTTCCTGCTGCCGACCTGCACGCGCAAGCTCGAGTACGGGAAGCGCTCGGAGCGCCCCTGCCTCAACTACTTCATAAAGCAGTGCTGCGCGCCCTGCACCGGCAGGGTGCCGCCGGAGCGCTACGCCGAGAACGTCAAAGACGCGCTCGCGTTCATAAACGGCGGCATGAAGCAGGCGGTGGAGGATATGACCGCGCGCATGAAGGCGTATTCCGACGCGATGGAATACGAGAAGGCCGCGCAGCTGCGCGACCGTATCGCCGCCGTGGACCGCATCTGGCAGCGGCAGGGAGTCGTTTCCGACGACTGCCGCGAGCACGACGCCTTCGCCATCACCTCCGACGGCGTCACGCAGTGCGTCTGCGTGCTGAACGTCCGCGAGGGCAGGGTGAAGCTGAAGGAAAGCAGCTTCTTCGACTGCGACGAGACCGAGAGCGGCCCCGAACTGCTGACGAGCTTCATATGCGAGTATTATTCCGAAGACAGGGAGGTGCCTCCCGTCGTCGCGCTCGCGTCCGAGCCGGAGGACTTCGCGCTGCTGCGCGAGTGGCTTTCCGCGAAGCGCGGCAGGCGCGTTTCCCTGCGCTGCAAGGGCAGGGGCGACCTGCCGAAGACAGCGCGCATCTGCCTCGACAACGCCGAGGAGGCGCTTGTGCAGTACAGCGTCCGCCGCGGCGGTAAGAAAACGAAGGCCGCCGAGGAGCTGAAGGCGTACCTCGGGCTGACCGGCGAGCTGACGCGCATCGAGGCGTACGATATATCCCACACCGGCGGCAAAACGACCGTCGGCGGCATGGTGGTCTTCGAGAACGGCGCGCCTAAAAAGAGCGACTACCGCCGCTTCCGCGTCTCCGTCACCGGCGGCGACGACTACGCCGCCACCGCGGAGGTGATTTCGCGCCGCCTCGCCCATCTGGGCGAGAAGGGCTTCGAGCGTCCGGACGTGATCCTGCTCGACGGCGGCGCCCAGCACGTCGCCGTCGTCGGCGAGCTGTTCAGAGAGAAGGGCGTGGATATCCCCTTCTTCGGCATGGTGAAGGATAACAAGCACTCGCTCCGCGGCCTCGTTTCGCCGGAGGGAGAGCTCGATATAGGCAAAACGACGCGGGCGTTCCGTCTGCTTTACGCCGTCTCCGAGGAGGTGCACCGCTTCGCGATAAGCTACCACCGCGCCGCGCGCTCGGCGGAGCTGAAAACGTCGCAGCTCCGCGTGATAGACGGCGTGGGCGAAAGCCGCGCCGCCGCGCTGCTGAAAGCGTTCGGAAGCGTAGACGGAGTACGCGCCGCCACGGTCGACGAACTCGCCGCCGTCAAGGGCATGAGCCGCGCCGCCGCGGAGAACGTCCGCAAGTTCTTCGACGCCATCCCCGCCGACGCGTGATCCGCGAAAAAATCGGGCGAAAATCCAAAAAACCGCTTGCCATAAAGCGCCAAATATGATAACATATATTATTAAGGTGGAAAAGTGGGACTTCGGTGCTGTTTCCGCCCGTTCACGCTGTAAAAACGGAGTGAGACGATGAGAGTTGTCAGCGGAAGCGCCAAGGGCACGCTGCTCGAAGCGCCGAAGGGAATGACCACGCGCCCGACGAGCGACAAGGCGAAGGAAGGCGTTTTCAGCGCGATACAGTGCGAGGTCGAAGGCGCGAGGGCGCTCGATATTTTCGCCGGCAGCGGCGGAATGGGCATCGAGGCGCTCAGCCGCGGAGCCGCGTCCTGCGTCTTCGTGGATATCGACCTTAACGCCCTGCGCTGCATAAAAAACAACCTCGCGAAAGCGAAGCTCGAGGGCAGGGTGGTCCGCAGGGACGCGATCGCGTTCCTGAACTCCTGCTCCGACCGCTTCGATATCATCTTCAGCGACCCGCCTTACAACAAGGGCTGGACGGCGAAGCTGCTGCCGCTTGCGGCGAAGCTGCTGGACGACGGCGGCGTACTGCTTTGCGAGACCGACGGCGCGGAGCCGCGTCCGGAGGCGGCCGAAGGGCTGCGCCTCCGCAAGACCTACGTTTACGGCAGGGCGGTCGTCACCCTGTTTGAAAAGATTTCCGAGAAAGGAGCCGACGCCGATGAGGATAGCGGTTTACCCGGGCAGCTTTGACCCGATAACGATGGGGCATATAGACATCATCAAGCGCGCCTCGGTGATGTTTGACAAGCTGATAATCTGCGTGATGTCCAACGCGAAGAAGACGCCCGTCTTCACGCCAGATGAGCGCGTCGAGCTTATCAAGCGCGCGACCGCGGGGATCGAAAACATCGAGGTGACCTCCTACGGCGGACTGCTCGCGGATTTCGCCCGTCAGCAGGGAGCCGGCTTCATAGTCAGAGGCCTGCGCGCGCTCTCGGATTTCGAATACGAGTTCCAGATGGCGCTGACGAACCGCAAGCTTTATCCCGACGCCGACACCGTCTTCCTGACGACCAGCGCGGAGTATATGTACCTCAGCTCAAGCATAGTTAAAGAAGTTATTCGCAACGGCGGCTTCGTTCGGGACGCGCTTCCCGAGCAGATTGCCGATGACGTTGTTAAAAAAATAAGAGCGTAAGGAGAAGAAGACTATGGATATGAACATTGACGACCTGCTCGACATAATGGACGAGCTTATTGACAAGGCGTGGAAAGTGCCGCTTTCCTCCAAGAGCATGGTGGACGTTGAGCAGATAAAGGACGTCGTCCAGGATATCCGCCTCAACATGCCCGCCGAGATCCGCCAGGCGAAGACCATCGTCGCGGACCGCAACAAGATCATCGCCGACGCCAGACGCGAAGCGGATACCGTTATCCGCGTAGCCGAGGAGAAGGCGGCGTTCATGGTCACGCAGGAAGAGGTCTACAAGGCCGCGCAGCAGAAGGCGAACGAGACCGTCGCCCAGGCGAACAAGATGTCCGCCGAGCTGAAGCGCTCCACCAACGAGTATATCGAGAACATGCTCAAGAACACCGACGAGGTGCTCACTCAGGAGCTCACCGAGATCCGCAAGGCGCGTCAGAATATGAAGAACATCGGCCGCGGCGAAGCGCCGGCAGAGGCTGAATAATGCTCAATATAGCGATTGACGGACCCTCCGGCGCAGGCAAAAGCACCGTTGCGAAGGAGGTCGCGGCGCGGCGCGGGATGCTCTATCTCGACACCGGCGCGCTTTACCGCACCGTCGCCCTGCGCGTGCTTGAAAGCGGCGCGGATACGCATGACGAAGCCGCGGTGGAAGCGCTCCTTCCCGGAACGGAGATATCCCTGCGTTTCACCGACGGCGAGCAGCGCGTGCTGCTCGGCGGGCGCGACGTCAGCGACGAAATACGCACTCAGCCGGTCGCCATGGCGGCGTCGGATATATCCGCGATGCCGGCGGTCAGAGCGTTCCTGCTCGAGCTTCAGCGCGGCATCGCCGCGAAGAACGACTGCATCATGGACGGCCGCGACATCGGCACGGTGATCCTGCCGAACGCGGATATCAAGATATTCCTCACCGCCTCCGCCGAGGAACGCGCCGCGCGGCGCGTCAAGCAACTCGCGGAGAAGGGGATCGAAGCGGACTACGCCACCGTCGTCGAGGAGATCAGGCAGCGCGACGAGCAGGACAGCACCCGCGAAATATCTCCGCTTAAACCCGCGCCCGACGCCTGCGTCATTGACTCCACGAATATGAGCTTTGAGCAGGTGGTCGCCTTTATTTCCCGAATGATAGGAGAGCTTGTCTGATGAGCTTTTACGCGGTAGCCAAGGTTATCGTTTACCCGTTCTTCAAGCTGTTTTACGGGCAGCGCGTTATCAACAAAAAGGGTTTCCCGACGGATGAACAGGTGATAGTCGCCTCAAACCACACGTCCTTCATCGACCCGATCCTTATCGGCATGGCGTGCAAAAAGCGGCTGTATTACATGGGCAAGGCGGAGCTTTTCCGCTTCAAGCCGTTCGGAGCGCTGATAAAGGCGCTCGGCGCGTTCCCGGTGCACCGCGGGATGCGCGATTCGGACGCCACCAACCGCGTCTATGAAATTATTAACGAAGGCAAGACCTTCGCGCTCTTCCCGCAGGGAACGCGGCTTCCGCACAGGGAGGACCCGGACGACGGCAAGCCCGGCGTCGCGATGTTCTCCGACAAGACGGGAGTCGGCGTCCTGCCCGTTTACGTCTTTAATAAAAAGGGCAAGGTACGCGCTTTCTCGCGCAACGTCGTCGTTATCGGCGACGTGATACCCGCGTCCGAATTCTCGGTCGAGGGCGGCTCGATGCTGGATTACCGCCGCAAGTCGAAGGAACTTATGGAAAAGCTCTTCGCGCTGAAGGAAAGGGTACCGGAAAAATGGAGGTAATTCTCGCCCGTACCGCCGGCTTCTGCTTCGGCGTAGCGCGCGCGGTGAAGCTTGCCCGCGAGCTTGCCGATTCCGGTGCGCCCGCTGCGACGCTGGGCGAGCTGATACACAACCCCGTCGTTACCCGCGAGCTTGCGGAAGCGGGAGTGCGCCGCATCGACTCGCCGCAGGAAGCGCGGGAAGGTGAAACGGTCGTCATCCGCTCGCACGGCGAAGGCCCCGGCGTTTACGAGGCGCTCGCCGCACGCGGAGCGAAGGTAGCGGACGCGACCTGTCCGTTCGTCAAGCGCATCCACGAGCTCGCGAAATCGCTCGGCGAGAACGATTTGCTGCTTCTGGCGGGAGACGAAACGCATCCCGAGGTCCAAGGGATAGGAAAATACGCAAAATGTTCCGTCTTTGTCTTCAAAAATGAAAAAAATTTCAAAAAAACTCTTTACGAATCAAAAAAAGTAGAGTATAATAGCATAATTATAGCGGCTCAAACTACGTTTTCCGTTTCGGAGTGGCAGGAATGCACCGCGCTCGCCGCGGAGCTGCTGCCGGAAGCGAAGATAGTGAACACGATCTGCAGCGCCACCGATGCGCGGCAGACCGAAGCCGCGGAGCTTGCTGCGAAGTGCGACGCCATGATAGTCGTCGGCGGCAGAAACAGCTCCAACACGGCGAAGCTTTACGAGCTTTGCCGCAGTCATTGCGACAATACCGTCCTTGTCGAGACAGCGGACGAAATTGACATGGGCAGGTATGCATATACCGATATTGTCGGGATTACCGCCGGGGCGTCCACTCCGTCGGGAATAATTGAGGAGGTTGTTCACAAGATGAACGAAGAAAAAGACGCGATCATCGAATCGCAGGAGCCCGAGGCTATAGCCGAGGAGACCAAAGCGGCCGAGGCCGTTGAAACTGAAGTCAAGGAGGAAGAACCTGTTAAGGAAGTAAACCTTGACGAGATGAGCTTTGCTGAAGCAGTCGATTACACGTTCAAGACTTTATATAACGGGGAAAGGGTTACCGGCAGAGTTATAGGCATAACTCCGACGGAGGTTCAGATCGAGCTGAACACCAAGCACTACGCTTTTGTTCCGCTTTCCGAACTCAGCAGCGACACCACCAAGTCGCCCGAAGAGCTCGTTTCCGTCGGCGACGAGCTGGATCTCATCGTCACCAGAGTCAACGACGTTGACGGTATGGTCACGCTTTCCAAGAAGCGCGTCGACGCCATGAGAGGCTACGAAGAGATCGAGAAGGCCGTCGGCACTCAGGAGCCCCTTGAAGGCACGATCACCGACGCTGTCAACGGCGGCGTTATCGCCATCGTCAACGGCGTGCGCGTATTCATCCCCGCGTCCCGCACCGGCATTCCGCGCGACGGCGACCTGTCCGTACTGGTCGGCACCACGCAGAAGATAGTCATCCTCGAGATCAACCCGCGCCGCCGCAGAGTCATCGGCTCCATCAAGGCGGGCGAACGCCGCACGCGCAAGGAGCTTGCCGCGCAGCTGTGGTCCGAGATCGAGGTCGGCAAGAAGTACACCGGCAAGGTCAAGTCCCTGACCAGCTACGGCGCCTTCATCGACATCGGCGGAGTGGACGGCATGGTCCACGTCTCCGAGATGTCCTGGGAGCGCGGCAAGAAGCCGGAAGACATCTTCACAATCGGCGACAGAGTCGAAGTCTACGTCAAGGATTTCGACGCCGAGAAGAAGCGTATTTCCCTCGGCTACCGCAAGGAAGAGGATAACCCGTGGAACACCTTCACCGATAACTTCGCCGTCGGCGACGTCATCGACGTGACGGTCAACCGCCTGATGAGCTTCGGCGCGTTCGTCTCGATCGTTCCGGGCATCGACGGACTGATCCACATTTCGCAGATCGCGGACCGCCGCATCGAGAAGGCGTCCGACGAGCTGAAGGTCGGCCAGCAGGTCAAGGCGAAGATCACCTCGATCGACGTCGAGAATCACAAGGTCGGGCTCTCCATCAGAGCGCTGCTCCCCAAGAAGACCGAAGAAGCTCCCGCCGAAGAGGTCGAGACCGTTTCCGAAGCTTCCGAGGATCCCGCCGCGATAGAAGCTCCCGCGGAGACCGAGGCGCCCGCCGCTCCCGTTGAGGAAGCCGTCGCCGCCGCCGAAGAGACCGCAGAGAAGGTCGAAGAGGCCGCCTCCGCCGCCGAAGAGGCCGTCGAAGAGGCCGCCGCTCCCGTCGAGGAAGCCGCCGCCGCTGTCGAGGAAAAGGCCGAAGAAGCCGCCGAGTAATCCGGCCGATAATAAAAAGGTACAAACGAGCTCCGAAGGGCGCGCCCTTTCGGAGCTCGTTTTTTGACTTTCACCGCTTCGCAATATGAACGCGAAGCGGGAGCTGCCTCCTCGGAACGACAAAAACACATAACAAAAGCGGGGCAGACTTTCGTCTGTCCCGCTTTGGTTTCAACTCAAAGCAAATTACGCCTCGTAGACGCTGACCTGCTTCTTGTCCTTACCGACGCGCTCAAACTTGACCTTGCCGCTGATCATGGCGAAAAGGGTGTCGTCGGAACCTCTGCCGACGTTCGCGCCGGGATGGATCTTGGTGCCTCTCTGGCGGACGAGGATGTTGCCGGCGAGGACGTACTGACCGTCGCCGCGCTTCGCGCCGAGACGCTTGGAGTGGGAATCTCTGCCGTTCTTGGTGGAGCCCATTCCTTTTTTATGAGCGAAAAACTGTATTCCTAATCTGATCATAACACACACTCCTGTTCTGTGATTCTGATGTTCTTCGGATATTCTTCCGAATAGCCCTTCAGCTGATCGCGCAGCGCGCGTATCACGCGCTCGCTGTTTTCGTCGGGGGAGGGGATACGGACCGTGACCTTCGCGTTTTTTTCGTCGGCCTTCGCCTCGCCTCCGGCGAGGTTGGCGGCCAGCTCGGTCGCCGCCGAAACAGCCGCGCAAAGCACGTCGCTGCCGGCGTCGGCAAGCCCCGAATGTCCGCTGATCTCAAATCCGGCGTATTTCCCGCCCGATCTGGTGAAAACCGCGGCGATCATTACTCGGCGGCTTCTTCCGTCTTCTCCGC is a window encoding:
- a CDS encoding ATPase, with translation MNIDDLLDIMDELIDKAWKVPLSSKSMVDVEQIKDVVQDIRLNMPAEIRQAKTIVADRNKIIADARREADTVIRVAEEKAAFMVTQEEVYKAAQQKANETVAQANKMSAELKRSTNEYIENMLKNTDEVLTQELTEIRKARQNMKNIGRGEAPAEAE
- the rpmA gene encoding 50S ribosomal protein L27; its protein translation is MIRLGIQFFAHKKGMGSTKNGRDSHSKRLGAKRGDGQYVLAGNILVRQRGTKIHPGANVGRGSDDTLFAMISGKVKFERVGKDKKQVSVYEA
- a CDS encoding (d)CMP kinase, with product MLNIAIDGPSGAGKSTVAKEVAARRGMLYLDTGALYRTVALRVLESGADTHDEAAVEALLPGTEISLRFTDGEQRVLLGGRDVSDEIRTQPVAMAASDISAMPAVRAFLLELQRGIAAKNDCIMDGRDIGTVILPNADIKIFLTASAEERAARRVKQLAEKGIEADYATVVEEIRQRDEQDSTREISPLKPAPDACVIDSTNMSFEQVVAFISRMIGELV
- a CDS encoding ribosomal-processing cysteine protease Prp, with the protein product MIAAVFTRSGGKYAGFEISGHSGLADAGSDVLCAAVSAATELAANLAGGEAKADEKNAKVTVRIPSPDENSERVIRALRDQLKGYSEEYPKNIRITEQECVL
- a CDS encoding 1-acyl-sn-glycerol-3-phosphate acyltransferase, with product MSFYAVAKVIVYPFFKLFYGQRVINKKGFPTDEQVIVASNHTSFIDPILIGMACKKRLYYMGKAELFRFKPFGALIKALGAFPVHRGMRDSDATNRVYEIINEGKTFALFPQGTRLPHREDPDDGKPGVAMFSDKTGVGVLPVYVFNKKGKVRAFSRNVVVIGDVIPASEFSVEGGSMLDYRRKSKELMEKLFALKERVPEKWR
- the uvrC gene encoding excinuclease ABC subunit UvrC, with the translated sequence MKNDRIEACLKKANSLPLTPGVYIMKNREGEIIYIGKAKKLRNRVSQYFARFESHTGKTRRMVENVYDFDYILTTSELEALTLECSQIKQHRPKYNILLKDDKGFCFIRQSREQYPRFTVVYHKKDDGAEYFGPFMSAGSARQTLELASKLFLLPTCTRKLEYGKRSERPCLNYFIKQCCAPCTGRVPPERYAENVKDALAFINGGMKQAVEDMTARMKAYSDAMEYEKAAQLRDRIAAVDRIWQRQGVVSDDCREHDAFAITSDGVTQCVCVLNVREGRVKLKESSFFDCDETESGPELLTSFICEYYSEDREVPPVVALASEPEDFALLREWLSAKRGRRVSLRCKGRGDLPKTARICLDNAEEALVQYSVRRGGKKTKAAEELKAYLGLTGELTRIEAYDISHTGGKTTVGGMVVFENGAPKKSDYRRFRVSVTGGDDYAATAEVISRRLAHLGEKGFERPDVILLDGGAQHVAVVGELFREKGVDIPFFGMVKDNKHSLRGLVSPEGELDIGKTTRAFRLLYAVSEEVHRFAISYHRAARSAELKTSQLRVIDGVGESRAAALLKAFGSVDGVRAATVDELAAVKGMSRAAAENVRKFFDAIPADA
- a CDS encoding CapA family protein codes for the protein MKLKRLAALITLLCVAFAFAACGAKEPLPADTSASSAEPSAPKPDSVVRLMAVGDNLIHNVIYNQAKERGTAELEYDFSYVYEHVKPIIQKADVAFINQETVLAGKYFEPSNFPRFCTPTEMGDCLLDVGFNVFNHANNHMLDKGRKGIAATLEYWDTQADKDICVCGMYKDEADLYSCHYIEKNGVKIGFFGFTEHTNGLVAPDSMTERIVYAEDEAVIKKAIDVMKAECDVVAVSAHWGDENYSERTKTALTKLEKTLSQKLADWGVDLIIGTHPHVIQPMKWLDRADGGKTFCVYSLGNFVSAMNGPCNMLGGLVDLDIRKNNNTGEISIENICYVPLVTHYNRGMKNVRIYPLSEYTEELASAHGCKAKTYSGFSLKYLNKVVTDNIEEEYLFEK
- the upp gene encoding uracil phosphoribosyltransferase gives rise to the protein MHHENPTIFNHPLISHKITLLRDVNTGNMQFRQLVEEIAILMGYEALRDLPTEKIEIETPITKTVSPVIAGKKLAIVPILRAGLGMVNGIHALVPTAKVGHIGLYRDHETLEPHEYYCKLPEDIDKRLVILLDPMLATGGSACAAVDFIKQRGCKHIKFMSIIAAPVGIKRLMDAHPDVQLYCGCLDEKLNENGYIVPGLGDAGDRIFGTM
- the coaD gene encoding pantetheine-phosphate adenylyltransferase → MRIAVYPGSFDPITMGHIDIIKRASVMFDKLIICVMSNAKKTPVFTPDERVELIKRATAGIENIEVTSYGGLLADFARQQGAGFIVRGLRALSDFEYEFQMALTNRKLYPDADTVFLTTSAEYMYLSSSIVKEVIRNGGFVRDALPEQIADDVVKKIRA
- the rsmD gene encoding 16S rRNA (guanine(966)-N(2))-methyltransferase RsmD, yielding MRVVSGSAKGTLLEAPKGMTTRPTSDKAKEGVFSAIQCEVEGARALDIFAGSGGMGIEALSRGAASCVFVDIDLNALRCIKNNLAKAKLEGRVVRRDAIAFLNSCSDRFDIIFSDPPYNKGWTAKLLPLAAKLLDDGGVLLCETDGAEPRPEAAEGLRLRKTYVYGRAVVTLFEKISEKGADADEDSGLPGQL
- a CDS encoding bifunctional 4-hydroxy-3-methylbut-2-enyl diphosphate reductase/30S ribosomal protein S1, with product MEVILARTAGFCFGVARAVKLARELADSGAPAATLGELIHNPVVTRELAEAGVRRIDSPQEAREGETVVIRSHGEGPGVYEALAARGAKVADATCPFVKRIHELAKSLGENDLLLLAGDETHPEVQGIGKYAKCSVFVFKNEKNFKKTLYESKKVEYNSIIIAAQTTFSVSEWQECTALAAELLPEAKIVNTICSATDARQTEAAELAAKCDAMIVVGGRNSSNTAKLYELCRSHCDNTVLVETADEIDMGRYAYTDIVGITAGASTPSGIIEEVVHKMNEEKDAIIESQEPEAIAEETKAAEAVETEVKEEEPVKEVNLDEMSFAEAVDYTFKTLYNGERVTGRVIGITPTEVQIELNTKHYAFVPLSELSSDTTKSPEELVSVGDELDLIVTRVNDVDGMVTLSKKRVDAMRGYEEIEKAVGTQEPLEGTITDAVNGGVIAIVNGVRVFIPASRTGIPRDGDLSVLVGTTQKIVILEINPRRRRVIGSIKAGERRTRKELAAQLWSEIEVGKKYTGKVKSLTSYGAFIDIGGVDGMVHVSEMSWERGKKPEDIFTIGDRVEVYVKDFDAEKKRISLGYRKEEDNPWNTFTDNFAVGDVIDVTVNRLMSFGAFVSIVPGIDGLIHISQIADRRIEKASDELKVGQQVKAKITSIDVENHKVGLSIRALLPKKTEEAPAEEVETVSEASEDPAAIEAPAETEAPAAPVEEAVAAAEETAEKVEEAASAAEEAVEEAAAPVEEAAAAVEEKAEEAAE